In Scomber japonicus isolate fScoJap1 chromosome 19, fScoJap1.pri, whole genome shotgun sequence, a single genomic region encodes these proteins:
- the LOC128380387 gene encoding zinc finger protein 883-like, which yields MGKRSTYRKTNKNQTVHLLTNVLSLDTLEKQISAVVDTLVAVAVSELRRLLNECSANVVSAQSCTTAAVKIEEECLVAPPEERQQFNRAVTSQFAAFLETWTKGAVEKISMILKVSTCEVEGSPAAEQRAGLVDRKKQCSVTQKESRVSVRKNQVVVRSSRRKIENNRKENDHLHSQAQKQTGESTVEAADAESVTKPAGIATHEKTVSVSPSEPDKLNSEATTTEPASNANKEDVVQEDTDSTSTSTPKMKQTFKCPSCVKTFALKCLMERHYLTHTKPHLCSECGKRFAGLHGLNAHSRRHTGEKLYKCSDCGTEFAYKSTFNRHMRQHSLKKPTTHTCTLCENQFAGALALQRHRCCALEKTFVCSLCPETFNCRQSLADHENLHPGDRDFICEMCGESFLSSLSLTTHRVTHMQKENCCHAHGLNCGSVLKEHLSKHSGEKLFTCEVCGKGCSHRSALKHHMLTHTGERPYVCETCGKRCGHASALQNHMRIHTGKKAGQQPVCETCGKKFRCMVNLKYHMSVHTGEKPYACEQCGKKFSNPSNLKVHAVIHSGKKIYGCNICGRRFSQSSSLKVHRGIHTGEKPYHCVVCGKGFLHSGDFKKHQRVHLPQETGGQSEKTAVKI from the exons ATGGGGAAGCGCAGTACCTACcgaaaaactaataaaaatcaGACTGTGCATTTACTAACGAACGTGTTAAGCCTGGATACTTTAGAGAAACAGATATCTGCTGTAGTGGACACTCTGGTGGCCGTGGCGGTGTCGGAGCTCCGCAGACTTCTGAACGAGTGCTCAGCTAACGTTGTGTCCGCTCAGAGCTGCACGACTGCGGCTGTGAAGATAGAGGAGGAGTGCTTAGTTGCTCCACCGGAGGAGAGACAGCAGTTTAACAGAGCTGTTACG AGCCAGTTTGCAGCCTTCCTGGAGACATGGACCAAAGGTGCGGTTGAAAAAATATCAATGATTCTCAAAGTGTCCACATGTGAAGTTGAAGGTAGTCCTGCAGCAGAACAGAGGGCTGGGTTGGTGGATAGGAAGAAGCAGTGTAGCGTGACACAAAAAGAAAGCAGAGTGTCCGTGCGCAAAAATC AAGTGGTGGTGAGAAGCTCTCGTCGGAAGATAGAGAACAACAGAAAAGAGAACGACCATCTACATAGCCAAG cACAGAAGCAGACTGGAGAATCAACAGTGGAAGCAGCTGATGCAGAGTCAGTGACTAAACCTG CTGGTATAGCCACACATGAGAAGACTGTTTCTGTATCACCATCTGAACCTGACAAACTAAACTCTGAGGCCACGACAACAGAGCCGGCCTCCAATGCCAACAAGGAAGATGTCGTCCAAGAGGACACAGACTCTACTTCAACCAGCACACCTAAAATGAAACAGACATTCAAATGTCCTTCTTGTGTCAAAACATTTGCTCTGAAGTGTCTGATGGAAAGGCACTACCTGACTCACACCAAACCTCACCTCTGCTCCGAGTGTGGCAAACGTTTCGCCGGACTGCACGGGCTCAACGCACACTCAAGGCGTCACACTGGTGAAAAGCTTTACAAGTGTTCGGACTGTGGGACAGAGTTTGCTTACAAGTCCACCTTCAACAGACACATGCGCCAGCACAGCCTCAAGAAACCTACCACTCACACGTGCACGCTGTGTGAGAATCAGTTCGCCGGGGCATTGGCGCTCCAGCGTCACAGGTGTTGTGCCCTGGAGAAGACGTTTGTCTGCTCACTCTGCCCAGAGACCTTCAACTGCAGACAGAGTTTGGCAGATCACGAGAATCTACATCCGGGAGACAGAGATTTCATCTGCGAAATGTGCGGCGAGAGTTTCCTCTCGTCTTTGTCCTTGACCACTCACCGGGTGACTCATATGCAAAAGGAGAACTGCTGCCATGCGCACGGCCTTAATTGTGGCAGCGTCCTCAAAGAACACCTGAGCAAACACTCTGGAGAAAAGCTTTTCACGTGCGAGGTTTGCGGCAAAGGCTGCAGTCACCGGAGTGCCCTTAAGCACCACATGCTTACCCACACGGGGGAGAGGCCGTACGTCTGCGAGACCTGTGGCAAACGCTGCGGACACGCGAGCGCGCTCCAGAACCACATGAGGATCCACACTGGGAAGAAAGCAGGGCAGCAGCCGGTTTGCGAAACATGCGGCAAGAAATTCCGCTGCATGGTCAACCTCAAATACCACATGAGCGTCCACACAGGAGAGAAGCCGTACGCCTGTGAGCAGTGCGGTAAGAAGTTCAGCAACCCCAGCAATCTCAAGGTGCACGCAGTGATTCATTCGGGGAAAAAGATTTACGGCTGCAACATCTGCGGAAGGAGGTTCTCTCAATCCAGCAGCCTCAAAGTGCACAGAGGGATCCACACGGGAGAAAAGCCGTATCACTGCGTGGTCTGCGGGAAAGGCTTCCTACACAGTGGCGACTTCAAGAAGCATCAGAGGGTTCACCTGCCACAGGAGACAGGTGGACAGTCTGAAAAAACTGCAGTGAAAATCTAA